A part of Carassius carassius chromosome 4, fCarCar2.1, whole genome shotgun sequence genomic DNA contains:
- the LOC132139613 gene encoding allograft inflammatory factor 1-like, whose amino-acid sequence MPSNQNLQGGKAFGLLKEQQREKLDEINKEFMEDQKYRDEEDLQEKLDSFKNKYAEFDLNDQGDIDMMGLKRMMEKLGVPKTHLEMKKMISEVTGGVSDTINYRDFVKMMLGKRSAVLKLVMMFEDKANETSCKPDGPPPKRDITSLP is encoded by the exons ATGCCTTCCAACCAGAATTTACAAG GCGGGAAAGCCTTCGGGTTACTCAAAGAACAGCAGAGGGAGAAGTTGGATGAAATCAATAAG GAGTTTATGGAAGATCAGAAGTACCGGGATGAAGAGGATTTGCAAGAGAAGCTGGATTCTTTTAAAA ATAAATATGCTGAGTTTGACCTGAACGATCAGGGGGATAtcg ACATGATGGGCTTGAAGCGAATGATGGAGAAGTTGGGTGTGCCAAAGACTCACCTGGAGATGAAGAAAATGATCTCCGAGGTCACAGGAGGTGTCAGCGACACCATCAACTACAGGGACTTTGTGAAAATGATGCTTGGCAAGCGATCAGCTGTTCTCAAact GGTTATGATGTTTGAAGACAAAGCTAACGAGACCAGCTGTAAACCCGATGGACCCCCACCCAAGCGTGACATCACCAGCCTGCCATAG